Proteins found in one Abyssicoccus albus genomic segment:
- a CDS encoding DNA polymerase: MNVRLNTNDNKSALTSAIENRKKEGVGESISDAFNRIYEMKNTEPDLRKIKAVQDAMNDGLIGREQSSVEKGKKLTKAEVMRLYTQVQEVERKRLLEKMVEETPDNYELVTTEDHLQSAVNTLLESSIIVFDVETEGTDVWHDRIVGYVMSTIDSDKHYYIPTRHKTEESQLEHDLVTDKLRPTFELEDTLYIAHNAKFDLHMLDRNNVEVKGRLWDTMEAMRLLNENEDSYALKVLATKYLKIKSYKYGDLFGQVGFEEVSDLTTALSYAAKDGDLTYKLYDFQMKHLSKMPSVLEYITEVEMPLIKVIVEMEKTGFVIDEKYAEQYGKELNEEIEQLHSELNEVFVPLFKTIEPDKEFNVNSSTQLKKVLSKYTGKNLPNTDAKKTLKPLSKEFEIVRKLLRYKELVKLYSTYITTLPKKITEYDGKLHANFNQNGAATGRFSSGGGGINLQNQPDGARALFVAPEGKILVGADFKAQEIRCVAYLSEEPSLIHAFEVGQDPYATMASNFYNRPYEEVYKNEDGSDTKERKEMKVVWLATLYGMSVPSLAEMLGVDKNKAKDFQEDLFESMPKLKGWIDDTKNFAIKHGFVWLDNKQRKRRLPKAKERTYHIPYGKYYDDEFKKQRLHNSEVNRSLRQAPNAVVQGSSAIQTKVTLIKMYEECKKREGWRLWCTVHDELIVEVPEDITKEEVDVIRSVMVDGYPWGETVPNGTDLEFMYRWSEKYSEEDWFTRK; encoded by the coding sequence TTGAACGTTAGACTAAATACGAACGACAACAAATCCGCCCTTACTTCGGCAATAGAGAACCGTAAGAAAGAGGGCGTTGGAGAGAGTATTTCCGACGCTTTCAATCGTATTTACGAGATGAAGAATACCGAACCAGACTTACGAAAGATTAAAGCCGTACAGGACGCAATGAATGATGGTCTTATAGGGCGAGAACAATCTTCCGTAGAGAAGGGGAAGAAACTTACGAAAGCCGAAGTAATGCGTTTGTACACGCAAGTACAGGAAGTAGAGCGAAAGAGATTGCTCGAAAAGATGGTTGAGGAAACACCGGACAATTACGAACTAGTCACTACGGAAGACCACTTACAATCGGCAGTAAATACGTTATTGGAATCGTCCATCATTGTATTCGACGTCGAGACAGAAGGTACGGACGTGTGGCACGACAGAATCGTAGGTTATGTAATGTCGACCATTGATTCGGACAAACATTACTATATACCGACAAGGCATAAGACGGAAGAATCTCAACTAGAACACGATTTAGTTACCGATAAACTTCGCCCTACATTCGAATTAGAAGACACGTTATATATCGCACATAACGCAAAGTTCGACTTGCATATGCTCGATAGAAATAATGTCGAAGTAAAAGGTCGATTGTGGGATACGATGGAAGCCATGAGACTGTTGAACGAGAATGAAGATTCGTACGCATTGAAAGTACTGGCGACAAAGTATCTTAAAATTAAATCGTACAAGTACGGAGATCTATTCGGACAAGTTGGTTTCGAAGAAGTGTCGGACTTAACTACGGCGTTATCATACGCTGCAAAGGACGGAGACTTGACGTACAAGTTATACGACTTCCAGATGAAGCATTTATCGAAAATGCCTTCGGTATTAGAGTATATAACGGAAGTAGAAATGCCGTTAATAAAAGTTATCGTAGAAATGGAGAAGACTGGATTCGTCATTGACGAGAAGTATGCCGAGCAATACGGAAAAGAGTTGAACGAAGAAATCGAACAACTTCACTCGGAATTAAACGAAGTATTTGTTCCGTTATTTAAAACGATAGAACCGGACAAAGAGTTTAACGTAAATAGTTCAACGCAGTTAAAGAAAGTTCTATCGAAGTATACTGGAAAGAATCTTCCGAATACAGACGCAAAGAAAACATTAAAGCCATTATCGAAAGAGTTTGAAATCGTAAGAAAGTTACTTCGGTACAAGGAACTCGTTAAGTTATATTCGACTTATATTACGACATTACCGAAGAAGATCACAGAGTATGATGGAAAGTTACACGCTAACTTCAATCAGAATGGTGCGGCTACTGGACGATTTAGTTCTGGTGGTGGCGGGATCAACTTGCAAAATCAGCCAGACGGAGCAAGAGCGTTGTTTGTCGCACCAGAAGGCAAGATATTAGTAGGCGCTGACTTTAAAGCGCAGGAGATTAGGTGTGTCGCCTATCTATCGGAAGAACCATCGCTAATACACGCCTTTGAAGTCGGACAAGATCCGTACGCAACAATGGCGAGTAACTTCTACAATAGACCATACGAAGAAGTATACAAGAACGAAGATGGTTCGGATACAAAAGAGCGTAAGGAAATGAAAGTCGTATGGTTGGCGACATTGTACGGAATGAGTGTTCCGTCATTAGCAGAAATGTTAGGTGTCGATAAAAATAAAGCGAAGGACTTCCAAGAAGACTTGTTCGAAAGTATGCCGAAGTTAAAGGGCTGGATTGACGATACGAAGAACTTTGCCATTAAACACGGATTTGTTTGGCTCGATAACAAGCAACGTAAAAGACGACTTCCTAAAGCGAAGGAAAGAACGTATCACATTCCATACGGGAAGTATTACGACGATGAGTTTAAGAAACAACGATTACACAATTCGGAGGTCAATCGTTCATTACGACAAGCACCGAACGCAGTCGTGCAAGGAAGTTCAGCTATCCAAACGAAAGTTACGTTAATTAAAATGTACGAAGAGTGTAAGAAGCGAGAAGGTTGGCGACTATGGTGTACGGTACATGACGAATTGATTGTCGAAGTACCAGAAGACATTACGAAAGAAGAAGTCGATGTCATTCGTAGTGTAATGGTCGACGGTTATCCTTGGGGAGAAACAGTTCCTAATGGTACGGACTTAGAGTTTATGTATCGTTGGTCTGAAAAGTATAGCGAAGAAGATTGGTTCACACGAAAATAA
- a CDS encoding group I intron-associated PD-(D/E)XK endonuclease, which yields MASYQTSKGTTSELIAQELLTSKGFSVHTPISDESYDLIAHENGTRVSFRVQVKTLQVRTDRENALVVKAVKSNGRPYTVDEVDYILAVDLDNTTGYLVENTGQKEYWSKDYETAERKWSKLSFGTNEYGDVV from the coding sequence ATGGCGAGTTATCAGACGAGTAAAGGAACGACGTCCGAGTTGATCGCACAAGAGTTACTCACGTCGAAAGGCTTTAGCGTTCATACGCCTATCTCCGACGAATCATACGACTTGATTGCGCACGAGAATGGTACGAGAGTGTCATTCCGTGTTCAAGTCAAGACGTTACAGGTTAGGACGGATAGAGAGAACGCATTGGTGGTAAAAGCCGTTAAGTCTAACGGAAGACCTTATACAGTAGATGAGGTCGACTATATTCTTGCAGTAGATTTAGATAATACGACGGGTTACTTAGTGGAAAATACCGGACAAAAAGAATACTGGTCGAAAGACTACGAAACGGCAGAACGTAAATGGTCGAAGTTGTCTTTCGGTACTAATGAATATGGAGATGTGGTTTAA